From Flavipsychrobacter sp., a single genomic window includes:
- a CDS encoding gliding motility-associated C-terminal domain-containing protein: MKRILLSAVLLTLCVISFNTVSRASHAAGGELIYEWVSDSTYRFIFKFYRDCGGVGEPTRVQLCYSNGCNSQSGQIWLDKMTSIPNGTNGQQVSTGCANTKSKCDSVGSSIPGYREWWYSNTLTLPSRCATWRFYSYVNARNPSQNLQGTGVFYVEATLNNLVAQGNSSPAFTVKPVPFVCINQSYNYNNGGIDPNNDSMAFEVIMPQQVANGCGNTPTNKLFVSKTPTLSIPGNPFQTNNTFQISSTTGQMTFTPSEQGAQTVTVRVKEYRNGILIGSVMRDIQVQVIMCTSTTPTVGTAPTTLTGSQFINGQVVGCAGKPLTFCYDIKSTDTSANLVVTDNHSAAAPGSSVTYTNSPSDSVRGCISWTPGFTDTGTRVLTVTVKDSSCASGGIPITQTFTVPLYVWAVTKALKDTTICIGDTVRLNATGGTSFIWSVISGGSPITSMSCTTCKEPYVAPTVTTQYIVTSNSTPFCNSNTDTITVTVQNPVAPTASSNTPVCPGSTVNLTATSAGATAFEWLGPNSFTSTAQNPSITNAQPVSTGIYAVRSVINGCTTQYASTYVFVGYPNAPVAGSNSPVCENTDLNLTASFISGTVTYNWTGPNGYSSTTQNPTLTGVKPVNAGQYIVSATVNGCASLKDTIQVVVNNAPDTPVTATNVIYCEDEVATPLTATGSNLRWYTAATGGTQLSSAPTPNTSTPGTTTYWVTQTSNVNLCESPRKAVNVIVLAKPAPPTVSPIIYLCQNTTATALTATGTNLKWYTVATGGTPLAGAPVPSTTTAGNTTYYVSQTDGSGCESDRAAIVVTVFPTPANPTVSSPVTYCQFGANTPGLNAFVSGTAIKWYTTATGGTPLAGAPTINTATPSNTTYYVTQTLNGCESNRQPIVAIVYAKPPVPTVRDTSLCQFTTPISIGNNVTGTNLKWYTTSTGGIGSSTAPTPPTTTVGTTTYFVSQTVNGCESDRAAIVVTIVAEPPVPTGVDVTYCQFVTAQPLGATGTNLKWYTTFTGGTPLANPPVPSTTNDGIFYWFVSQTVNGCESKRDSVKVTINPKPAPPTVDSLEYCLDIVAPALTATGSNLRWYTAATGGFGNPNAPIPNTSTIGVINYYVSQTILGCESDRAALQVKTDTLVTARILFNKVPVCQDDTLTITHQGVIPDSSTFTWSFDGGTIVKGDTSGPYTLKWLTPGKKTIALNAFRLGCRARDTQTLYVMPMPEVGFDLLAEACINQNVVALPDSPLAHASKYLWELGSATRVDSTAKGYTVKWLTAGKKVISMFTISDTGCLSPTIFDTINIREFPVAQIDSSRQYDLCIRNEIHLSAKHFANYKYFWEPEKYFTQNNSSKARAIIPSAGYVRVNVTDDIGCKGKDSVYVGVHLCCEIYLPDAFSPNGDGKNDLFRVISGGKHTIKSFVVLNRYGQRVFVTTDATEGWDGTFNGTPQDIGTYFYFIKYVCNDDDAANEIEQKGSIILIR; the protein is encoded by the coding sequence TTGAAGAGAATTTTACTTTCAGCTGTTTTATTAACACTGTGTGTTATATCATTCAATACTGTATCTCGTGCCAGTCATGCTGCAGGTGGAGAGTTGATCTATGAGTGGGTGAGTGATTCGACCTACCGTTTTATATTTAAGTTCTATAGAGATTGTGGCGGTGTGGGTGAACCAACCAGAGTTCAGTTGTGTTATTCAAACGGTTGTAATAGTCAAAGTGGTCAGATATGGTTGGACAAAATGACGTCGATACCAAACGGAACAAATGGACAGCAAGTATCAACAGGTTGCGCTAATACAAAATCTAAATGTGATAGCGTTGGGTCAAGTATTCCAGGATATAGAGAATGGTGGTACTCTAATACACTAACGTTACCATCAAGATGTGCTACATGGCGTTTTTACTCTTATGTAAATGCTAGAAACCCATCACAGAACTTACAAGGTACGGGTGTGTTTTATGTAGAGGCTACATTGAATAACCTAGTAGCTCAAGGAAACTCTTCTCCTGCTTTTACAGTTAAACCAGTTCCTTTTGTTTGTATCAACCAATCGTATAACTACAATAATGGTGGTATAGATCCGAATAATGACTCTATGGCTTTTGAGGTTATTATGCCGCAACAAGTAGCCAATGGTTGTGGTAATACACCTACCAATAAATTATTTGTTTCTAAAACGCCTACTTTAAGTATACCAGGAAACCCTTTTCAAACAAACAATACTTTTCAGATCAGCTCAACAACTGGTCAGATGACATTTACACCATCTGAGCAAGGGGCGCAAACTGTAACCGTAAGGGTAAAAGAATATAGGAATGGAATACTTATTGGTTCTGTAATGAGGGATATACAGGTGCAAGTAATAATGTGTACAAGTACTACGCCCACTGTGGGAACAGCCCCTACTACTTTAACAGGCTCTCAATTTATTAATGGTCAAGTGGTAGGTTGTGCTGGTAAGCCACTTACTTTTTGTTATGATATAAAATCCACAGACACTTCTGCAAACCTTGTAGTGACAGATAACCACTCTGCAGCTGCACCAGGTTCATCAGTTACATATACCAATTCTCCTTCTGACTCTGTAAGAGGTTGTATAAGTTGGACACCAGGTTTTACAGATACAGGTACCAGAGTCCTTACGGTTACCGTAAAAGATTCCAGTTGTGCTTCTGGAGGTATACCGATTACACAAACATTTACAGTCCCATTATACGTGTGGGCAGTTACTAAGGCGTTGAAAGATACTACGATCTGTATAGGAGATACGGTACGATTAAATGCAACAGGTGGAACAAGTTTTATATGGTCTGTAATATCGGGTGGTTCTCCAATAACTTCTATGAGTTGTACAACTTGTAAAGAACCGTATGTAGCACCAACAGTAACTACACAATATATCGTTACGTCTAATAGTACACCATTTTGTAATTCTAATACAGATACCATTACAGTAACAGTACAAAACCCTGTAGCACCAACGGCTAGTAGTAACACACCTGTTTGCCCTGGATCTACAGTAAACTTAACGGCTACAAGTGCTGGTGCTACAGCCTTTGAATGGTTAGGGCCTAATAGCTTTACATCAACTGCACAAAACCCTAGCATTACAAATGCCCAACCGGTAAGTACAGGTATCTATGCAGTGAGATCTGTTATAAACGGCTGTACTACGCAATATGCATCTACCTATGTTTTTGTAGGCTATCCTAATGCTCCTGTAGCGGGTAGCAATAGTCCAGTTTGCGAAAACACGGATTTAAATTTAACCGCATCATTTATAAGTGGTACTGTTACTTATAACTGGACGGGCCCTAATGGCTATTCTTCAACTACACAAAATCCAACATTGACAGGTGTAAAACCTGTTAACGCCGGACAATATATTGTAAGTGCTACAGTAAATGGCTGTGCATCATTAAAAGATACAATACAAGTTGTTGTCAACAATGCGCCTGATACACCAGTAACTGCTACTAACGTAATATATTGTGAAGATGAAGTTGCGACACCATTAACCGCAACGGGTTCCAACCTTAGATGGTATACGGCAGCAACCGGTGGAACACAATTATCTTCGGCACCTACACCTAATACTTCAACACCGGGAACAACAACGTATTGGGTAACACAAACCTCAAATGTCAATTTGTGTGAAAGCCCGAGAAAGGCAGTCAATGTAATTGTACTGGCTAAACCAGCGCCGCCAACAGTTAGTCCAATAATTTATTTGTGTCAAAATACTACTGCAACTGCACTAACAGCTACGGGAACTAATTTAAAATGGTATACTGTTGCAACAGGTGGAACACCTTTAGCTGGAGCACCTGTTCCATCTACTACTACTGCGGGTAATACTACTTATTATGTATCGCAGACAGATGGTAGTGGTTGTGAAAGTGATAGGGCCGCCATTGTGGTAACCGTATTCCCGACGCCAGCGAACCCAACAGTTTCTTCGCCGGTAACCTATTGTCAATTTGGTGCAAATACTCCTGGCTTGAATGCATTTGTAAGCGGAACCGCTATAAAATGGTATACAACAGCTACAGGAGGAACGCCATTAGCAGGTGCACCAACAATTAATACAGCAACACCAAGCAATACCACATATTATGTAACACAAACTTTAAATGGTTGTGAAAGTAATAGACAACCTATTGTTGCGATAGTATATGCTAAGCCTCCTGTACCTACAGTTAGAGATACTTCTCTATGCCAGTTCACAACACCAATATCTATTGGCAACAATGTAACGGGTACTAACTTAAAATGGTATACTACCTCAACCGGAGGTATTGGAAGTAGCACTGCCCCAACACCACCTACCACCACAGTGGGTACTACTACTTACTTTGTAAGTCAAACGGTGAATGGTTGTGAAAGTGATAGAGCTGCTATAGTAGTAACTATAGTTGCTGAGCCTCCTGTACCAACAGGTGTAGATGTTACTTATTGCCAGTTTGTAACAGCACAGCCGCTTGGAGCCACAGGAACCAATTTAAAATGGTATACAACATTTACAGGGGGTACACCTTTAGCAAACCCTCCAGTACCATCTACTACTAATGATGGAATTTTTTACTGGTTTGTAAGTCAAACGGTAAATGGCTGCGAAAGTAAAAGAGACTCTGTAAAAGTGACCATAAATCCGAAACCTGCCCCACCAACAGTAGACTCTTTGGAATACTGTTTGGATATTGTGGCGCCTGCATTAACAGCAACAGGTTCTAACCTTCGTTGGTATACTGCGGCAACAGGTGGTTTTGGTAATCCTAATGCCCCAATACCTAATACATCTACAATAGGAGTAATAAATTATTATGTTTCACAAACTATTTTGGGTTGTGAAAGTGATAGGGCTGCTTTGCAAGTAAAAACGGATACATTAGTTACTGCAAGGATATTATTTAACAAAGTTCCTGTCTGTCAAGATGATACTTTAACTATCACTCATCAGGGAGTAATACCAGATAGTAGTACGTTTACTTGGAGCTTTGATGGAGGTACAATTGTAAAAGGAGATACTTCCGGACCATACACGTTGAAATGGTTGACCCCGGGTAAAAAGACAATTGCATTAAATGCATTTAGACTGGGATGTAGGGCAAGAGACACACAAACTTTGTATGTAATGCCAATGCCGGAAGTTGGTTTTGACCTTTTGGCTGAAGCATGTATCAATCAAAATGTTGTAGCACTGCCTGATTCTCCACTAGCTCATGCCAGCAAGTATTTATGGGAGCTTGGCTCAGCTACAAGAGTAGATAGCACAGCAAAAGGTTATACCGTAAAATGGTTGACGGCAGGCAAGAAGGTGATTTCTATGTTTACAATATCTGATACAGGTTGTTTATCACCAACCATTTTTGATACAATAAATATCAGGGAATTCCCTGTTGCGCAAATAGATAGTTCTAGACAATATGATCTATGCATAAGAAATGAAATACATCTTTCAGCAAAACATTTTGCTAACTATAAGTATTTCTGGGAGCCTGAAAAGTATTTTACACAAAACAATAGCAGCAAGGCAAGAGCAATAATTCCGAGTGCAGGTTATGTAAGAGTGAATGTGACCGACGATATAGGCTGTAAAGGAAAGGATAGTGTATATGTAGGAGTACATTTATGTTGTGAAATATATCTGCCTGATGCCTTCTCTCCTAATGGAGATGGCAAGAATGACTTGTTCAGAGTAATAAGTGGTGGTAAACATACCATAAAATCCTTTGTGGTATTGAATAGATATGGGCAGAGAGTTTTTGTGACTACAGATGCTACTGAAGGTTGGGATGGTACTTTTAATGGTACGCCACAAGATATTGGTACCTACTTCTACTTTATAAAGTATGTATGTAACGATGACGATGCTGCAAATGAAATAGAGCAAAAAGGTAGTATTATACTAATAAGATAA
- a CDS encoding homocysteine S-methyltransferase family protein, which produces MSSNSEIRKILSDRVMVIDGAMGTMIQQHKLAEEDYRGERFKDWPSDLKGNNDLLSLTQPEIIKSIHREYLDAGADMIETNTFNANAMSLKDYGMQELAYEINVASAKIAKEAVATYEKDNPGEKRFVIGAIGPMSVTLSLSPDVNDPGYRAVTFDEVADAYYQQVKGLVDGGADVLLIETIFDTLNSKAAIFAIEKYFRDTKQEKLPIMISGTITDASGRTLSGQTLEAFYISVAHANPLSIGLNCALGGEEMRPYVEELAGLASCKVSCHPNAGLPNAMGEYDETPEITADIVSGFAKEGWVNIVGGCCGTTPDHIRAIAQAVKGLTPRTQPELAAV; this is translated from the coding sequence ATGAGTTCTAATAGTGAAATAAGAAAAATACTGTCGGATAGGGTAATGGTGATAGATGGGGCTATGGGTACCATGATTCAGCAACATAAACTTGCTGAAGAAGACTATAGAGGTGAACGATTCAAAGACTGGCCTTCAGACCTGAAAGGGAATAACGACCTTTTGTCTTTAACACAACCCGAGATCATAAAATCAATACATAGGGAGTATCTGGATGCAGGTGCCGATATGATAGAGACCAATACTTTTAATGCCAATGCCATGTCGTTGAAAGATTATGGTATGCAAGAGTTGGCTTATGAAATAAACGTTGCCTCTGCTAAAATTGCTAAAGAAGCAGTAGCCACTTACGAAAAAGACAACCCAGGAGAAAAGAGATTTGTAATAGGAGCCATTGGCCCAATGAGTGTTACGCTATCGCTATCGCCAGATGTGAATGACCCCGGTTATAGAGCAGTTACTTTTGATGAAGTAGCCGATGCATATTACCAACAAGTAAAGGGCTTGGTTGATGGTGGTGCTGATGTATTATTGATTGAAACAATTTTTGATACGCTAAATAGTAAGGCTGCCATCTTTGCTATCGAAAAATATTTTAGAGATACAAAGCAAGAAAAACTCCCTATTATGATATCGGGTACAATTACCGATGCTTCGGGTAGAACATTAAGCGGTCAAACACTGGAAGCATTTTATATTTCGGTAGCTCATGCTAACCCACTATCTATTGGTCTAAACTGTGCACTTGGCGGAGAAGAAATGAGACCATATGTGGAGGAGCTTGCAGGCTTGGCTTCATGCAAAGTTAGCTGCCACCCTAATGCTGGCTTGCCAAATGCTATGGGAGAATATGATGAGACCCCTGAAATAACAGCGGATATAGTAAGTGGTTTTGCAAAAGAAGGATGGGTAAATATTGTAGGAGGCTGTTGCGGTACAACGCCCGACCATATAAGAGCTATTGCTCAGGCAGTGAAAGGGTTGACACCTAGAACACAACCAGAACTGGCAGCAGTTTAA
- a CDS encoding UDP-2,3-diacylglucosamine diphosphatase has protein sequence MAKREVDIVVLSDIHLGTYGCHAKELLQYLKSIKPKAVVLNGDIIDIWQFKKRYWPATHMMVVKHLVGLIAKEIPVYYITGNHDEMLRKFDGFQLGSLKISNKLSLKINNANVWIFHGDVFDVVMQHSKWLAKLGAVGYDTLILINRLVNFLSQKMGRGKVSLSKKIKNSVKGAVKFINQFENTVCDIAAENNFDYVICGHIHQPEVRSVETEKGTVTYMNSGDWIENLTTLEYNNSSWTLYKYAEDPVAQKIEINNKGQKENAKELLNNLLYELHINREEKLQQGFSDLTGNTEAA, from the coding sequence ATGGCAAAAAGAGAAGTGGATATTGTAGTCCTCTCAGACATCCATTTAGGTACATATGGGTGTCATGCAAAAGAGTTACTACAGTATTTAAAAAGTATAAAGCCTAAGGCGGTAGTACTTAATGGTGACATTATAGACATATGGCAGTTTAAAAAACGCTATTGGCCTGCTACGCATATGATGGTAGTAAAGCATTTGGTAGGCTTAATAGCAAAAGAAATACCTGTGTACTATATAACAGGTAACCATGATGAGATGCTAAGAAAGTTTGACGGCTTTCAACTGGGCTCTCTTAAAATATCCAATAAACTTTCGCTAAAGATAAATAATGCCAACGTCTGGATTTTTCATGGAGACGTTTTTGATGTAGTGATGCAACATAGTAAATGGTTGGCTAAGTTGGGTGCTGTTGGTTATGACACTCTTATATTAATAAATAGACTTGTCAACTTTCTATCTCAAAAGATGGGGAGAGGCAAAGTGTCTTTATCTAAAAAAATAAAGAATAGCGTGAAAGGTGCAGTTAAGTTTATCAATCAATTTGAAAATACAGTTTGTGATATAGCGGCAGAAAATAATTTCGATTATGTGATCTGTGGACATATACATCAGCCTGAGGTAAGATCTGTAGAAACGGAAAAAGGTACTGTGACTTATATGAATTCGGGAGACTGGATAGAAAACTTAACTACTTTGGAATATAATAACTCTAGCTGGACATTATATAAATATGCTGAGGATCCGGTAGCACAAAAGATCGAGATCAATAATAAGGGACAAAAAGAAAATGCCAAAGAGCTACTTAACAACCTACTATATGAATTGCATATAAATAGAGAGGAAAAATTACAACAAGGATTTAGTGACTTAACGGGAAATACAGAAGCTGCGTAA
- a CDS encoding glycosyltransferase family protein — protein sequence MKILFAIQGTGNGHLSRARDVYPELKKYGTVDVLVSGIQADVKLPYSIKYQLYGMSFIFGSKGGVDILKTAKSIKLFKLLRDIKSLPVEEYDLVVNDFEPVSAWACKRKNIPCVSLSHQCAVINENSPKPRKKDLKGTLVLKYYAPTTAAYGFHFEEYDDNIFTPVIRKEIRNTKPEEGKHYTVYLPAYSDEYIVKHLSHFDKVQWQVFSKHNKSPFEFKNITVTPIENETFIKSMASSKGVLCGAGFEGPAEALHLGKKVLAIPMLQQYEQQCNAAALEEIGVPVIEVLGKKYYPQIENWIANGNPVEVNYPDNIEKVIAKMIKEQVAPRKLVKAKSALSPA from the coding sequence ATGAAAATTTTATTTGCAATACAGGGTACAGGGAATGGACATTTAAGTCGTGCAAGAGATGTATATCCTGAGTTGAAAAAATATGGAACGGTAGATGTTTTGGTAAGTGGTATACAAGCAGATGTAAAACTTCCTTACTCGATAAAGTATCAGCTATATGGTATGAGCTTTATTTTTGGGAGTAAAGGTGGTGTTGATATTTTAAAGACAGCAAAATCTATAAAGCTGTTTAAGCTACTACGAGATATCAAGTCCTTACCGGTAGAAGAGTATGATCTAGTAGTAAACGATTTTGAACCCGTATCAGCATGGGCGTGTAAAAGAAAAAATATTCCTTGTGTGAGTTTAAGCCACCAATGTGCAGTGATTAATGAGAACTCTCCCAAGCCTAGAAAGAAGGATTTAAAAGGGACATTGGTTTTAAAATACTATGCCCCAACTACTGCGGCATATGGTTTTCATTTTGAGGAATACGATGATAATATCTTCACGCCAGTTATTAGAAAAGAGATAAGAAATACTAAGCCTGAGGAAGGCAAACACTATACCGTATACTTACCGGCATATAGTGATGAATATATTGTAAAACATTTATCACACTTTGATAAGGTACAGTGGCAGGTTTTTTCAAAACATAATAAGAGTCCATTCGAATTTAAAAATATAACTGTAACACCAATAGAAAATGAGACCTTCATTAAAAGTATGGCTAGTAGTAAAGGTGTATTATGTGGCGCTGGTTTTGAGGGACCTGCTGAAGCATTGCACTTAGGTAAAAAAGTATTGGCGATACCAATGCTACAACAATATGAACAACAATGCAATGCAGCAGCATTAGAAGAAATTGGTGTTCCCGTAATAGAAGTTTTAGGTAAAAAGTACTACCCACAAATAGAAAACTGGATCGCTAATGGCAATCCAGTTGAAGTAAACTATCCTGATAATATTGAAAAGGTAATTGCTAAAATGATAAAGGAGCAAGTAGCACCTCGAAAGCTAGTGAAGGCTAAATCAGCATTAAGCCCTGCATAG
- a CDS encoding enoyl-CoA hydratase-related protein translates to MSNTILYKIEDGVAYISLNRPDKFNSFNREMALAFQSKLDEAEKDETVRCIYVTGTGKGFCAGQDLSEAIDPDGPELERIVEEHYNPIISRLRNIEKPIIAAVNGVAAGAGANIALACDIVLATQSASFIQAFSKIGLIPDSAGTFFLPKLIGMQRASALMMLADKVTADESVTMGMIYKSFADESFEEESKAIAKKLATMPTKGIGLTKRLLNESLYNTFEEQIEREKIVQVEAGSTYDFQEGVSAFLEKRKPEFKGK, encoded by the coding sequence ATGAGCAATACAATACTTTACAAAATAGAAGACGGGGTAGCTTATATTTCGCTTAACCGTCCTGATAAATTCAATAGCTTCAATCGTGAAATGGCTTTGGCTTTTCAAAGCAAATTAGATGAAGCTGAAAAAGATGAAACCGTAAGATGTATCTATGTAACAGGTACCGGAAAGGGCTTCTGTGCAGGTCAAGATCTATCAGAGGCTATTGACCCTGATGGACCAGAGTTAGAAAGAATTGTAGAAGAGCATTACAACCCTATTATTAGCAGATTGCGCAACATAGAAAAGCCAATAATTGCAGCGGTAAATGGTGTTGCTGCTGGCGCTGGTGCCAATATTGCCTTGGCTTGCGACATTGTATTAGCTACTCAAAGTGCCTCTTTTATACAAGCATTTAGTAAAATAGGCTTGATACCTGATAGTGCAGGAACATTCTTTTTGCCTAAGCTTATAGGTATGCAAAGAGCAAGTGCCTTAATGATGTTAGCAGATAAAGTTACTGCTGACGAATCGGTAACAATGGGTATGATATATAAATCATTTGCTGACGAAAGCTTTGAAGAGGAGAGTAAAGCTATTGCTAAAAAGCTGGCAACTATGCCTACTAAAGGTATTGGACTTACAAAACGATTATTAAACGAATCTCTTTACAATACATTTGAAGAACAAATAGAAAGAGAAAAGATCGTACAAGTGGAAGCAGGTAGTACTTACGATTTTCAAGAAGGGGTTAGCGCCTTTTTAGAAAAAAGGAAACCAGAATTCAAAGGTAAATAA
- a CDS encoding YifB family Mg chelatase-like AAA ATPase — translation MLVKVFGSAVYGVEAITITIEVDTAQGTGYFIVGLPDNAVRESLERIMAALKNNGYEKPRTKIVINMAPADIKKAGSAYDLPIAIGILAATGQIPADALDQYVIMGELSLDGSLQPIKGSLPIAIQARQEKYKGFLLPKQNAREAALVNNLDVYGVSDIKEVIDFFKGDTELKPVTVNTREEFFDTQNNFDIDFNDVKGQENVKRALEIAAAGGHNAILIGPPGAGKTMLAKRLPTILPPISLQEALETTKIHSVAGKLASNTSLISKRPFRSPHHTISDVALVGGGGVPQPGEISLAHNGVLFLDELPEFKRTVLEVMRQPMEERKVSIARAAVSIDFPTSFMLLASMNPCPCGFFNHPEKECTCSPVMVHRYLNKISGPLLDRIDLHVEVTPVPFNQLSSEQTSEPSAAIRTRVIKAREIQSQRFEKNEGVYCNAQMGSKLLKEVCVINEIGQKLLKAAMDKLNLSARAYDRILKVSRTIADLDESETIKPEHLAEAIQYRSLDREGWGG, via the coding sequence ATGTTAGTAAAAGTATTTGGAAGCGCGGTATATGGTGTAGAAGCAATAACGATAACAATAGAAGTAGATACTGCACAAGGAACAGGTTATTTTATAGTAGGCTTGCCGGATAATGCGGTTAGAGAAAGTCTGGAGCGTATCATGGCGGCGTTAAAAAATAACGGTTATGAAAAGCCGCGCACTAAAATTGTAATTAACATGGCCCCTGCTGATATTAAGAAGGCAGGCTCTGCATACGATTTGCCGATAGCAATAGGCATATTAGCTGCAACAGGACAGATACCCGCAGATGCACTAGACCAATATGTGATCATGGGAGAGCTATCTCTAGACGGTTCTTTACAGCCAATAAAAGGTTCTTTGCCTATAGCAATACAGGCGCGACAAGAAAAGTATAAAGGTTTCTTATTACCAAAACAGAATGCAAGAGAAGCCGCATTGGTAAATAATCTGGATGTGTATGGTGTGAGTGATATAAAAGAAGTAATAGACTTCTTTAAAGGTGATACTGAACTAAAACCGGTAACAGTAAATACAAGAGAAGAGTTTTTCGATACTCAGAATAATTTTGATATAGACTTCAATGATGTAAAGGGGCAGGAAAATGTAAAAAGGGCTTTAGAGATAGCTGCAGCAGGCGGTCATAACGCAATACTAATTGGTCCACCGGGAGCAGGTAAAACAATGTTAGCAAAACGTTTACCTACAATACTGCCTCCAATATCATTACAAGAAGCTTTAGAAACAACAAAGATCCATTCTGTAGCGGGTAAGCTAGCGTCTAACACTTCTTTAATATCAAAACGACCTTTTCGCTCACCACATCATACTATAAGCGATGTAGCTTTAGTAGGCGGCGGTGGTGTGCCACAGCCAGGCGAAATATCATTGGCACATAATGGTGTATTATTTCTAGACGAGTTGCCAGAGTTTAAACGAACAGTATTGGAAGTAATGCGCCAGCCAATGGAAGAACGAAAAGTTTCTATAGCTAGGGCGGCAGTAAGTATAGACTTCCCTACTAGTTTTATGCTGTTGGCATCTATGAACCCATGCCCATGTGGATTTTTTAATCATCCGGAAAAGGAGTGTACTTGTAGCCCTGTAATGGTACATCGCTACCTAAATAAAATATCAGGTCCACTTTTGGATAGAATAGACCTGCATGTAGAGGTAACTCCTGTTCCATTTAATCAGCTTTCTTCAGAGCAAACATCGGAGCCGAGTGCAGCTATAAGAACCAGAGTAATAAAAGCCAGAGAAATACAATCGCAACGTTTTGAAAAAAATGAAGGTGTTTACTGTAATGCACAAATGGGCAGTAAGCTTTTAAAGGAAGTATGTGTCATTAATGAAATAGGACAGAAGTTACTTAAGGCGGCTATGGATAAATTAAACTTATCTGCACGTGCCTATGATAGGATACTCAAAGTATCACGAACCATAGCTGATTTAGATGAAAGCGAAACTATAAAACCAGAACATTTAGCAGAAGCAATTCAGTACCGAAGTTTGGATAGAGAAGGCTGGGGAGGATAA
- a CDS encoding LytTR family DNA-binding domain-containing protein, which translates to MINAIIVEDEISLRTLMRKFVHEVDPDINIVSECENINEAQEAITLFNPDIIFLDIILPGGNSFELLERLPNLKSEIIFATAYDKYLLDAFEHAAVGYIMKPIDKKKLKTAINNAKNRIAEKKSNNLNALLDFVKQKTEDANLKSIGIPTHDGVTFINYDTIERCEAYKSCTKIHLNDNSSILSSYNLGKFKEILPNEHFFQIHKSHVVSFTYVKKYNSKESMIEMIDGEVLPLSKSVKKDFISHYKIPKR; encoded by the coding sequence ATGATTAACGCTATTATCGTAGAAGATGAGATATCACTCAGAACATTAATGAGAAAATTTGTTCATGAAGTTGATCCCGATATCAATATTGTATCAGAATGTGAAAACATTAACGAAGCTCAAGAAGCCATCACTCTTTTTAATCCTGATATTATTTTCTTGGATATCATTTTACCCGGAGGAAATAGTTTTGAATTACTAGAACGACTACCCAACTTGAAATCTGAAATAATATTTGCAACCGCGTACGATAAATATTTACTTGATGCTTTTGAACATGCAGCTGTAGGTTATATTATGAAACCTATTGACAAGAAAAAACTCAAAACAGCTATAAACAATGCTAAAAACAGAATTGCTGAAAAGAAAAGTAATAACTTAAATGCGCTATTAGATTTTGTAAAACAAAAAACCGAGGATGCTAATCTTAAATCCATAGGCATACCTACACATGATGGTGTTACTTTCATAAATTATGATACTATAGAACGTTGTGAGGCTTATAAATCCTGTACAAAGATTCACCTTAATGATAACAGCTCGATCCTCAGCTCTTATAATCTTGGTAAGTTCAAAGAAATATTACCTAATGAACATTTTTTTCAAATACATAAATCGCATGTGGTATCATTTACGTACGTGAAAAAATACAACTCTAAGGAAAGCATGATAGAAATGATAGATGGGGAAGTACTTCCATTATCTAAATCAGTAAAAAAAGATTTTATTAGCCATTATAAAATTCCTAAAAGGTAG